In Methanothermus fervidus DSM 2088, a single genomic region encodes these proteins:
- a CDS encoding nucleotide sugar dehydrogenase (COGs: COG0677 UDP-N-acetyl-D-mannosaminuronate dehydrogenase~InterPro IPR016040: IPR008927: IPR014027: IPR001732: IPR 014026: IPR017476~KEGG: mth:MTH836 UDP-N-acetyl-D-mannosaminuronic acid dehydrogenase~PFAM: UDP-glucose/GDP-mannose dehydrogenase; UDP-glucose/GDP-mannose dehydrogenase dimerisation; UDP-glucose/GDP-mannose dehydrogenase~PRIAM: UDP-glucose 6-dehydrogenase~SPTR: O26924 UDP-N-acetyl-D-mannosaminuronic acid dehydrogenase~TIGRFAM: nucleotide sugar dehydrogenase~PFAM: UDP-glucose/GDP-mannose dehydrogenase family, NAD binding domain; UDP-glucose/GDP-mannose dehydrogenase family, central domain; UDP-glucose/GDP-mannose dehydrogenase family, UDP binding domain~TIGRFAM: nucleotide sugar dehydrogenase) has translation MLKNKPKIAVFGLGHIGLPAAALFADKGFDVIGVDINEEVVKSVNEGKSHILEPGLDELVERVVKNGKLTATMDGVEAAKKAKIIIIVVPTPVTEKNRPDLTYISSACRTISRGLKKGDLVIVESTVPPGTCDNVVIPILEKSGLNVVKDFGVAYTPERALPHNTLYEMTHNARVIGASDKKTAKRTAKLYKHITCGKTIIVKDLVTAEMVKLMENTYRDVNIALANEFAMICESLGVDAIDAINAANYHPRVNIHTPGPGVGGHCLSVDPYFIVDVAKKKGIDAKLIRTAREINEYMPFHVFKMIKRSLKEKGKNLKGSTIGILGVAYKGNVSDTRRTPSKPLINELINFGATVLAHDPYVSDEEIEKMGAKPATLNEVLNCDCIVLMADHDDYRKISPEMIQNSIFICARPLLKPNGFLRKGILFRGVGRI, from the coding sequence ATGTTGAAAAATAAACCTAAAATTGCAGTATTTGGATTAGGACATATTGGTCTTCCGGCAGCTGCTCTTTTTGCAGACAAAGGATTTGATGTAATTGGCGTTGATATAAATGAAGAAGTTGTAAAAAGCGTAAATGAAGGTAAATCTCATATTCTTGAGCCTGGACTTGATGAACTTGTGGAAAGAGTAGTTAAAAATGGAAAATTAACAGCGACTATGGATGGCGTTGAAGCAGCAAAAAAAGCAAAGATAATTATAATTGTTGTTCCAACTCCGGTGACTGAAAAAAATAGACCTGATTTAACTTACATTTCTTCAGCATGTAGAACTATTTCACGCGGTTTAAAAAAAGGAGATTTAGTTATAGTTGAAAGTACAGTTCCTCCAGGAACTTGTGACAATGTTGTTATACCTATTCTAGAAAAAAGTGGACTCAATGTTGTTAAAGATTTTGGAGTTGCTTATACACCAGAGAGAGCATTGCCGCATAATACACTTTATGAAATGACTCATAACGCAAGAGTTATAGGCGCCAGTGACAAAAAAACAGCTAAGAGAACTGCCAAACTTTACAAACATATTACATGTGGCAAAACCATTATTGTGAAGGATTTAGTTACAGCTGAAATGGTTAAATTAATGGAAAACACATATAGAGATGTTAATATAGCTCTAGCCAATGAATTCGCAATGATATGCGAATCTTTAGGTGTAGATGCAATTGATGCAATAAATGCTGCAAACTATCACCCAAGAGTTAATATTCATACACCAGGACCTGGTGTTGGTGGACATTGTTTATCAGTTGACCCTTACTTCATTGTCGATGTTGCTAAGAAAAAAGGAATAGATGCTAAACTAATTAGAACTGCTAGAGAGATCAATGAATACATGCCTTTCCATGTTTTCAAAATGATTAAAAGATCACTGAAAGAGAAAGGTAAAAATTTAAAAGGAAGTACTATTGGAATATTAGGCGTTGCATATAAGGGAAATGTTTCTGATACTCGAAGAACGCCATCAAAACCTTTAATAAATGAACTCATAAATTTTGGAGCTACTGTGCTTGCCCACGATCCTTATGTATCTGATGAAGAGATAGAAAAAATGGGTGCAAAGCCTGCCACATTAAATGAAGTGTTAAATTGTGATTGTATAGTACTTATGGCTGACCATGATGATTATCGTAAAATATCTCCAGAAATGATTCAAAATTCAATATTTATTTGTGCACGGCCCTTACTTAAGCCCAATGGTTTTCTGCGTAAAGGTATTTTATTTAGAGGGGTTGGTCGCATTTGA
- a CDS encoding protein of unknown function DUF6 transmembrane (InterPro IPR000620~KEGG: mth:MTH841 hypothetical protein~PFAM: protein of unknown function DUF6 transmembrane~SPTR: O26929 Uncharacterized transporter MTH_841~PFAM: EamA-like transporter family) — MEKWGYLSALLATVLFGLSAAFSKIMVKYVHPIVLGALVYIIAGAFLFSIKFSPIGEPLLKLLNKSMYTEDYISRRDYIILIITALSGSSIAPFLYYTGLKFVSAVNAALLLNVEVLFIVIMSTFILNEIFKIKDVVGMLLILTGAGYIATQGSFQNFGGNLVGNFLIISSAFFWGTDTVLSKFLSKKRDLIWISAVKSTIGGLSLLCVAILLGLNFKIPVNMIPFLTYVSIFSTGLAFILVYFAIRTIGSAKVGSIFPLSSFFGALFASFILSEEFGPIKAFCGLIMLLGVFLLYHENSKSLF; from the coding sequence ATGGAAAAATGGGGATATCTTAGTGCACTCTTAGCAACAGTGTTATTTGGATTATCAGCTGCCTTTAGCAAAATCATGGTTAAATATGTTCATCCAATAGTGTTAGGAGCATTAGTGTATATAATAGCTGGTGCATTTCTTTTTTCAATAAAATTTTCTCCTATAGGTGAACCATTGTTAAAGCTTTTAAACAAGAGCATGTATACTGAAGATTATATATCTAGGAGAGATTATATAATACTTATCATTACAGCCTTATCCGGTTCCTCGATTGCACCATTTCTATACTATACTGGATTAAAATTTGTCAGTGCCGTAAATGCAGCTTTACTTTTAAATGTTGAAGTCTTATTCATAGTAATTATGAGTACGTTTATTCTTAATGAAATATTTAAAATTAAAGACGTAGTTGGCATGTTATTAATACTTACAGGTGCAGGTTATATAGCTACTCAAGGAAGTTTCCAAAATTTTGGTGGAAATTTAGTTGGCAATTTTTTAATAATATCTTCAGCTTTTTTTTGGGGAACTGACACAGTTTTAAGTAAATTTTTAAGTAAAAAAAGAGATTTAATTTGGATATCAGCAGTTAAAAGTACTATTGGTGGATTATCACTTTTATGTGTAGCTATTTTATTAGGTCTAAATTTTAAAATACCTGTCAATATGATACCATTTCTTACCTATGTTTCTATATTTAGTACTGGTCTAGCATTCATTTTAGTTTATTTTGCAATCAGGACAATTGGGTCAGCAAAAGTTGGATCTATATTTCCATTATCTTCATTTTTTGGAGCACTTTTTGCATCTTTTATCCTATCAGAAGAATTTGGGCCAATAAAGGCTTTTTGTGGACTTATAATGCTCCTTGGCGTGTTTTTACTTTACCATGAAAATAGCAAGTCTTTGTTTTAA
- a CDS encoding Protein of unknown function DUF460 (COGs: COG2433 conserved hypothetical protein~InterPro IPR007408~KEGG: tsi:TSIB_1165 hypothetical protein~PFAM: Protein of unknown function DUF460~SPTR: Q8U3H3 Putative uncharacterized protein~PFAM: Protein of unknown function (DUF460)), with amino-acid sequence MNLVGNENEKAIIVGLDPGHTVGLAIIDLNYELLTLKSMKNPSLSDIVNEIIKHGKTIIVGTDVCPPPKMVKKLATILNSKIYVPHKSLSKELKNEIVQNFLSEKEYELEPENSHERDALASAIKTYKHYEGKLRQIDKKLESSKIKESMKNYVKSIVIRDDKPISDAIKLVSKEKSEKKEKKQKKKPKPKIKSKRFYKLRRLLNIYKRKIRHQNNLIKKLKKENKKLKRILSEKSKENKKLKEKINKLHYEYSKGLLLNKELSAKIKIIKSLQEKYRRELELRKKLEENLKSLHKLIDIIYSKNKVPVKIIESFTKEGIKKACENWHVTEDDVLLILKPELGGRSTALLLSNIKPKCIIFDGKISPSAKEVFDERNIPVISISELNLKFSNGFAIVNLEELNKSIKRWKKRHGEKMREKLIKIIKEYRNKRKRKLE; translated from the coding sequence ATAAATTTAGTAGGTAATGAAAATGAAAAAGCAATAATAGTTGGCCTTGATCCTGGCCACACTGTAGGATTAGCAATCATTGATCTAAATTATGAGTTATTAACATTGAAAAGCATGAAAAACCCTTCTTTGAGCGATATAGTAAATGAGATTATCAAGCATGGTAAAACAATTATAGTTGGAACAGATGTTTGTCCTCCTCCTAAAATGGTCAAAAAATTAGCTACAATTCTTAATTCAAAAATATATGTTCCTCATAAATCATTGTCAAAAGAATTAAAAAATGAAATTGTTCAGAATTTTCTTTCTGAAAAGGAATATGAATTAGAACCTGAAAATTCACATGAAAGAGATGCTCTTGCTTCTGCTATTAAAACTTACAAACATTATGAAGGTAAACTAAGACAAATTGATAAAAAATTAGAAAGTTCGAAAATTAAAGAATCTATGAAAAATTATGTTAAAAGCATAGTTATTAGGGATGATAAACCTATTAGCGATGCCATAAAACTTGTTTCAAAGGAAAAATCCGAAAAGAAAGAAAAGAAGCAAAAAAAGAAACCAAAACCAAAAATAAAATCCAAGAGATTTTACAAATTAAGAAGATTGTTAAACATTTATAAAAGGAAAATAAGACATCAAAACAATTTAATTAAAAAATTAAAAAAAGAAAATAAGAAGTTAAAAAGGATATTAAGTGAAAAGTCAAAAGAAAATAAAAAATTAAAGGAAAAAATCAATAAACTTCATTATGAATATTCAAAAGGTTTACTTCTAAACAAGGAACTTTCTGCAAAAATAAAAATTATAAAGTCTTTACAAGAAAAATACAGAAGAGAGCTAGAATTAAGAAAAAAATTAGAAGAAAACTTAAAGTCATTGCACAAGTTAATCGATATAATTTACTCCAAAAATAAAGTTCCTGTGAAAATTATAGAATCATTTACTAAAGAAGGAATAAAAAAGGCATGTGAAAATTGGCATGTCACTGAGGACGATGTATTACTAATTCTTAAACCAGAACTTGGAGGAAGATCAACTGCTTTACTTTTATCAAATATAAAACCAAAGTGTATTATATTTGATGGTAAAATTTCTCCTAGTGCTAAAGAAGTTTTTGATGAAAGAAATATTCCTGTAATATCTATTTCAGAATTAAATTTAAAGTTTTCAAATGGATTTGCAATAGTTAATTTAGAAGAATTGAATAAGAGTATCAAAAGATGGAAAAAAAGACATGGGGAAAAAATGAGAGAAAAGCTAATAAAAATTATTAAGGAATACAGGAATAAAAGGAAAAGAAAACTTGAGTGA
- a CDS encoding tRNA pseudouridine synthase A (COGs: COG0101 Pseudouridylate synthase~InterPro IPR020103: IPR020097: IPR020094: IPR020095: IPR 001406~KEGG: mth:MTH840 tRNA pseudouridine synthase A~PFAM: Pseudouridine synthase I, TruA, alpha/beta domain~PRIAM: tRNA-pseudouridine synthase I~SPTR: O26928 tRNA pseudouridine synthase A~TIGRFAM: tRNA pseudouridine synthase A~PFAM: tRNA pseudouridine synthase~TIGRFAM: pseudouridylate synthase I): protein MKKIALKVAYIGTHFFGFQRQPDLRTVEGELIKALVETGILDESGVARFRSAGRTDKGVHALGNVVTFFTDEDVIINQINSCLPDDVYILGKASVPYGFKTRYAYRRHYRYVLPNDGLNIELMKEASKKFEGRHDFTNFSRRVEERNPIRYIEKVDVVDKGEYIWVDVIGESFLWQMVRKMVKVLFDIGKEEYEPEKIDEFLDTEEKVYIEPMPPENLILMKVMYKPPVKFEHEEKAYLKFMSKLEEELTKYRSAYFVRETMSEFVKEEIDKRKENS, encoded by the coding sequence ATGAAAAAGATAGCATTAAAGGTTGCATATATAGGTACTCATTTTTTTGGCTTTCAAAGGCAACCAGATCTCAGAACTGTCGAAGGAGAACTCATAAAAGCATTAGTTGAGACTGGAATTCTAGATGAATCAGGAGTGGCAAGATTCAGATCCGCTGGAAGGACAGACAAAGGAGTACATGCTTTGGGCAATGTTGTAACATTTTTCACTGACGAGGATGTTATAATAAATCAGATAAATAGTTGTTTACCTGATGATGTATATATACTTGGGAAGGCATCAGTACCTTATGGTTTCAAGACAAGGTATGCTTACAGGCGACACTATAGATATGTATTACCAAACGATGGTTTAAATATTGAGTTGATGAAAGAAGCAAGTAAAAAGTTTGAAGGAAGGCATGACTTCACAAATTTTTCTCGTAGGGTTGAAGAAAGAAATCCTATACGGTATATAGAAAAAGTGGACGTAGTTGATAAAGGAGAATATATTTGGGTCGATGTGATTGGAGAAAGTTTCTTATGGCAAATGGTTAGAAAAATGGTTAAAGTTTTATTTGATATAGGAAAAGAAGAATATGAACCTGAAAAAATAGATGAATTTTTAGATACAGAAGAAAAAGTTTACATAGAACCCATGCCCCCAGAAAATTTAATATTAATGAAAGTTATGTATAAGCCACCTGTGAAATTTGAACATGAAGAAAAAGCTTATTTAAAGTTCATGTCAAAACTTGAAGAAGAATTAACTAAATATAGATCTGCTTATTTTGTAAGGGAAACAATGTCAGAATTTGTTAAAGAAGAAATAGATAAAAGAAAAGAAAATTCATAA
- a CDS encoding H4MPT-linked C1 transfer pathway protein (COGs: COG1548 transcriptional regulator/sugar kinase~InterPro IPR002821: IPR002756~KEGG: mth:MTH834 hypothetical protein~PFAM: Hydantoinase/oxoprolinase~SPTR: O26922 Conserved protein~TIGRFAM: H4MPT-linked C1 transfer pathway protein~PFAM: Hydantoinase/oxoprolinase~TIGRFAM: probable H4MPT-linked C1 transfer pathway protein): MKIVGFDIGGANTDFALVEFEKDKIKRIDVDFEYLPVWKEKEKLKDTIKGFLEKESKIDGIGVTMTAELSDAYKNKKEGVLDILNIVENVSNAPTGYISFSGILTPNEAKKDPIKVASANWVATAELVGRIVEDCILVDIGSTTTDIIPIRNGSEAARGKYDIERLNTGELVYTGMLRTNVATIVDRVPIDDKWYRVSSELFAITADVHLILGNIDKKDYVCDTPDGRGKTKKDAMRRIAKVVCADMDILSKKDILSICKYIADRQVLQVSDAISEVVSRERLNLIVTTGLGMELAEKACDVLGIENIRLDKFFSEEECTVMPAIGSAIMMSKHLNTKHP, encoded by the coding sequence ATGAAAATTGTGGGATTTGATATAGGAGGGGCCAACACAGATTTTGCATTAGTAGAATTCGAAAAGGATAAAATAAAAAGAATAGATGTAGATTTTGAATATCTGCCAGTGTGGAAAGAAAAAGAAAAGTTAAAAGATACTATCAAAGGATTTTTAGAGAAAGAAAGTAAAATAGATGGAATAGGAGTTACAATGACTGCAGAACTTAGCGATGCATACAAAAACAAAAAAGAAGGAGTTTTAGATATTTTAAACATAGTTGAAAATGTTTCAAATGCCCCTACAGGGTATATAAGCTTTTCTGGGATATTAACTCCAAACGAGGCAAAAAAGGATCCAATAAAAGTTGCCTCAGCTAATTGGGTTGCAACTGCAGAACTTGTAGGAAGAATTGTGGAAGATTGTATTCTTGTTGATATTGGAAGTACTACCACAGACATCATACCTATAAGAAATGGTTCTGAAGCTGCTAGAGGTAAATATGATATTGAAAGATTAAACACTGGAGAACTAGTATATACCGGCATGCTTAGGACTAATGTGGCAACTATTGTTGACAGGGTCCCTATTGATGATAAATGGTACCGTGTTTCATCTGAACTTTTTGCAATAACTGCAGATGTACATTTGATATTAGGTAACATAGATAAAAAAGATTATGTATGTGATACCCCAGATGGAAGAGGAAAAACAAAGAAAGATGCTATGAGGAGAATAGCAAAGGTTGTTTGTGCAGACATGGACATACTGAGTAAGAAAGACATACTATCAATATGCAAATATATAGCTGATAGACAAGTACTTCAGGTTTCAGATGCAATTAGTGAAGTTGTAAGCAGGGAAAGATTAAATTTAATTGTTACTACTGGTCTTGGAATGGAGCTTGCAGAAAAAGCATGTGATGTTTTAGGAATAGAAAATATAAGGTTAGACAAATTTTTCTCAGAAGAAGAGTGCACAGTGATGCCTGCAATAGGATCTGCAATAATGATGAGTAAACATCTCAATACCAAACATCCTTAA
- a CDS encoding protein of unknown function DUF201 (COGs: COG1821 ATP-utilizing protein (ATP-grasp superfamily)~InterPro IPR011761: IPR003806~KEGG: mth:MTH835 hypothetical protein~PFAM: protein of unknown function DUF201~SPTR: O26923 Conserved protein~PFAM: ATP-grasp domain) has protein sequence MILVFEYATAQGLNDPELLIEGKAMLEAILKDLDGLDACYLISENIGEIRKFKTIRPLFLKKNESIYDWLEKNISNFNSCFFVAPESDMELYKLTKLIEDSGIKIIGSNSDAVLKCSDKWLTYKSLKNKVNVIETYKVKNYKKEKIDGKLVLKPRDGVSCQNIKILDSIEELSLKKIDNEKYLLQKFIEGKHVSVSLLSNGKIAVPISLNRQYISIKNGKMRYLGGLVPYKHPNAKSIMKTAKNAVESIDGIKGYVGVDLVVSDRVYVVEINSRVTTPYIALRELVNFNLGEAIINSVEGILPSEVSINAKSCIEFKKEDKDLKLVRIDENCGI, from the coding sequence TTGATACTTGTATTTGAGTATGCAACTGCCCAAGGTCTCAATGATCCAGAACTATTAATTGAAGGAAAAGCAATGTTAGAAGCAATTCTTAAGGACCTTGATGGCTTAGATGCTTGTTATTTGATATCAGAAAATATAGGTGAAATAAGAAAATTCAAAACTATAAGGCCATTATTTTTAAAGAAAAATGAAAGTATTTATGATTGGCTTGAAAAAAATATTTCAAATTTTAATTCATGTTTTTTTGTGGCTCCAGAAAGTGACATGGAACTTTATAAATTAACAAAATTGATTGAAGATTCTGGAATAAAAATAATAGGATCTAATAGTGATGCAGTTTTGAAATGTTCAGATAAATGGCTCACATACAAATCTTTAAAAAATAAAGTTAATGTAATAGAAACATATAAAGTTAAAAATTATAAAAAAGAAAAAATAGATGGTAAATTGGTTTTAAAACCAAGAGATGGTGTATCTTGTCAAAATATAAAAATTTTGGATTCAATTGAAGAATTAAGCCTTAAAAAAATTGACAATGAAAAATACTTATTGCAAAAATTTATAGAAGGAAAACATGTAAGTGTTAGTCTATTATCCAATGGTAAAATTGCGGTGCCAATATCACTTAACAGACAATACATATCAATAAAAAACGGAAAAATGAGATATTTAGGTGGATTAGTCCCATATAAACATCCAAACGCTAAATCAATTATGAAAACAGCTAAGAATGCTGTTGAAAGCATAGATGGAATAAAAGGATATGTAGGTGTAGATTTAGTAGTTTCTGATAGAGTATATGTTGTTGAAATAAATTCAAGAGTAACTACACCATATATTGCCTTAAGAGAATTAGTTAATTTCAATCTTGGAGAAGCTATAATTAATTCTGTAGAAGGTATTTTACCTTCTGAAGTTAGTATCAACGCAAAGAGTTGTATTGAATTTAAAAAAGAAGACAAGGATTTAAAATTGGTGAGAATAGATGAAAATTGTGGGATTTGA
- a CDS encoding UDP-N-acetylglucosamine 2-epimerase (COGs: COG0381 UDP-N-acetylglucosamine 2-epimerase~InterPro IPR003331~KEGG: mth:MTH837 UDP-N-acetylglucosamine 2-epimerase~PFAM: UDP-N-acetylglucosamine 2-epimerase~PRIAM: UDP-N-acetylglucosamine 2-epimerase~SPTR: O26925 UDP-N-acetylglucosamine 2-epimerase~TIGRFAM: UDP-N-acetylglucosamine 2-epimerase~PFAM: UDP-N-acetylglucosamine 2-epimerase~TIGRFAM: UDP-N-acetylglucosamine 2-epimerase), with protein sequence MKIAIVLGTRPEIIKMAPIIDKLQNESISFTLIHTGQHYDYEMSDQFFFELELPSPDYNIGVGSCSHGKMTGKMITGIEKTLKKEDPNLVLVQGDTNATLAGALAASKMHIAVGHVEAGLRSFDKSMPEEINRVITDMCSTIHYAPTEEAALNLIFEGLNPKNIYITGNTVVDACIRNLKIAKKKKKNIAKKLNSGKIITITLHRAENVDNKNRLYDIVKALKELDEFNIVFPIHPRTRKNLKKFGLYSELKKCEHVHILKPLGYLDFLLLLSESFIVLTDSGGVQEEAITLNVPCLTLRYNTERIETVDAGGNILVGTRKDKIIKYVRLIANNKKFREKMKNATNPYGDGKASERIIESIINASKDGKLKISPSEKFMKIPKRTLKYVKENMTVVEFEETYDVNVQVVYENGKPKFPYPNLNLKNKHVLITSI encoded by the coding sequence ATGAAGATAGCTATTGTCTTAGGAACTAGACCTGAAATAATAAAGATGGCACCAATAATCGATAAATTACAAAATGAAAGTATTTCTTTCACCTTAATACATACGGGACAACATTACGATTATGAGATGTCAGACCAGTTTTTTTTCGAGTTGGAATTACCATCTCCTGATTATAATATAGGTGTTGGGTCATGTTCTCATGGAAAAATGACAGGAAAAATGATTACTGGGATCGAAAAAACTTTAAAAAAAGAAGATCCAAACTTAGTTTTAGTTCAAGGTGATACAAATGCAACACTTGCAGGTGCTTTAGCAGCTTCGAAGATGCATATAGCTGTTGGGCATGTAGAAGCTGGTTTAAGATCTTTTGACAAATCAATGCCAGAAGAAATAAACAGGGTTATAACTGACATGTGTTCTACTATACACTACGCACCAACAGAAGAAGCAGCGTTAAATTTAATATTTGAAGGTTTAAATCCAAAAAATATATACATAACTGGAAACACTGTTGTAGATGCATGTATAAGAAATTTAAAAATTGCAAAAAAGAAAAAAAAGAATATTGCTAAAAAATTAAATTCAGGAAAAATAATAACAATAACTTTGCATAGGGCAGAAAATGTTGATAATAAAAATAGGCTTTATGATATTGTTAAAGCCTTAAAAGAATTAGATGAATTTAACATTGTGTTTCCTATTCATCCACGAACAAGAAAAAATTTAAAAAAATTTGGCTTGTATTCTGAACTTAAAAAATGTGAACATGTGCATATTTTGAAACCACTAGGATATCTTGATTTTTTATTACTTTTATCTGAGTCTTTTATCGTTCTCACTGATTCTGGAGGTGTTCAAGAAGAAGCTATAACTTTAAATGTTCCATGTCTTACATTAAGATACAATACAGAACGTATAGAGACTGTAGATGCTGGTGGCAATATATTGGTAGGAACCAGAAAAGACAAAATAATTAAATATGTTAGACTAATTGCTAATAATAAAAAATTTAGAGAAAAAATGAAAAATGCTACCAACCCATATGGTGATGGTAAGGCATCCGAAAGAATTATTGAGAGTATAATTAATGCATCTAAAGATGGAAAATTAAAAATATCTCCTAGTGAAAAATTCATGAAAATTCCAAAAAGAACTCTTAAATATGTCAAGGAAAACATGACTGTAGTAGAATTTGAAGAAACCTATGACGTCAATGTGCAGGTAGTATATGAAAATGGAAAACCAAAATTTCCATATCCTAATTTAAATCTTAAAAACAAACACGTTTTAATAACATCAATTTAA